Proteins found in one Nitratiruptor sp. SB155-2 genomic segment:
- a CDS encoding DUF4395 domain-containing protein, with protein sequence MHFNSCPISSERVDVVQLRISGLFFILFTLLYLLSQNILFFLPVVFEMILRLFDKRLAPFLYTAKLIQNLFAIRPKLEDGASKNFALKLGLVIAICIIVSATIPVVSYTFASILLLCIMLEALFGFCVGCVVYQQIQKWSN encoded by the coding sequence ATGCACTTCAATTCTTGCCCCATTTCATCAGAAAGAGTCGATGTAGTACAACTTCGCATCAGTGGACTTTTTTTCATTCTTTTTACGCTTTTGTATCTGTTGTCACAAAATATTCTCTTTTTTCTTCCCGTGGTATTTGAGATGATCTTGAGACTTTTTGATAAAAGATTGGCTCCTTTCCTGTATACTGCCAAATTGATACAAAACCTCTTTGCGATACGACCGAAGTTAGAGGATGGAGCTTCTAAAAATTTTGCATTGAAACTGGGACTTGTTATTGCAATATGTATCATAGTGAGTGCTACGATTCCTGTCGTTTCATATACGTTTGCCTCCATTTTACTTTTATGTATAATGCTTGAAGCACTTTTTGGATTTTGTGTAGGATGTGTTGTGTATCAACAAATACAAAAATGGAGTAATTGA
- a CDS encoding FeoA family protein, producing MKLSEARQGSQVRVLGFEKDCDEFKCKLESMGLRRGDVVYVQNKSFFGPIQIEVNGTKIALCRGQADKIRVEYI from the coding sequence ATGAAGCTCAGTGAGGCCAGACAAGGAAGTCAGGTACGAGTTTTGGGTTTTGAGAAAGATTGTGACGAGTTCAAATGCAAACTCGAATCGATGGGCCTTAGACGAGGAGATGTAGTATACGTCCAGAATAAAAGTTTTTTTGGCCCTATTCAAATAGAAGTCAACGGGACAAAAATCGCTTTATGCCGTGGACAGGCAGACAAAATCAGAGTCGAATATATCTAA
- a CDS encoding competence/damage-inducible protein A: MKTPNFYAIIIGTEILNGRRVDKHFPFLRDELLKRGFTLKASSIIEDDPALMESFYRLIKSDPNSVLFSFGGIGATPDDHTRMVAAKVFGDGKLYEHPEAKRRIIDQFKEAAYPYRINMAMLPKGAKLLDNPVNNVPGFYIENRFFFVPGFPEMAHPMVRQALDLFFPKNREKFRYSICIDASENDLLDIMQKIPKEIEFSSLPSMNNGQYMDVLSIASYDKKMAKEWFDYIIHEVEKRGFSYKVDNCR, encoded by the coding sequence ATGAAAACGCCTAATTTCTATGCCATTATCATAGGTACGGAAATACTGAACGGTCGAAGAGTAGATAAACACTTCCCGTTTTTGAGAGATGAACTGCTCAAACGCGGCTTCACTCTCAAAGCATCCTCTATCATAGAAGACGATCCCGCTTTAATGGAATCATTCTATAGACTCATTAAAAGCGATCCAAATAGCGTTCTTTTTAGTTTTGGTGGCATAGGAGCCACCCCCGATGATCATACAAGAATGGTAGCAGCAAAAGTTTTTGGAGATGGAAAGCTGTATGAACATCCAGAGGCAAAAAGGCGCATAATTGATCAATTCAAAGAGGCTGCCTATCCTTATCGTATCAATATGGCGATGCTTCCAAAAGGGGCAAAGCTTTTGGACAACCCTGTCAACAATGTGCCAGGGTTTTATATTGAAAATAGATTCTTCTTTGTTCCTGGTTTCCCCGAAATGGCCCATCCTATGGTCCGACAGGCACTCGATCTATTTTTTCCAAAAAATAGAGAAAAATTCCGATACTCCATCTGTATTGATGCTAGCGAAAACGATCTTTTAGATATCATGCAAAAAATTCCGAAAGAGATCGAGTTTTCATCACTGCCTTCTATGAACAATGGACAATATATGGATGTACTCTCCATCGCTTCTTATGACAAGAAAATGGCAAAGGAGTGGTTTGATTACATTATCCATGAAGTTGAAAAAAGGGGATTTTCCTACAAGGTAGATAATTGCAGATAG
- the ppa gene encoding inorganic diphosphatase, with product MNLEKIGHGESPDKVHALIEIPYGSNIKYELDKESGAIWVDRVMYSAMFYPANYGFVPNTLAADGDPADIMVLCDYPVVPGSVIKCRLIGVLVMEDESGMDEKLLAVPVSKVDPTYDHITTIEDLPKHTLDKIKNFFETYKILEPNKWVKVKEYKGKEEAEKILEEAIQNYK from the coding sequence ATGAATCTAGAAAAAATTGGACATGGGGAGTCTCCAGATAAAGTGCACGCACTCATCGAGATTCCTTACGGATCAAACATAAAGTATGAACTGGACAAAGAGAGTGGCGCTATATGGGTAGATCGTGTCATGTACAGTGCGATGTTTTATCCTGCAAATTACGGTTTTGTACCAAATACGCTCGCTGCAGATGGAGATCCTGCCGATATTATGGTATTGTGCGATTACCCTGTCGTACCAGGTAGTGTCATTAAATGTAGGCTCATTGGTGTTCTTGTCATGGAAGATGAGAGCGGCATGGATGAAAAATTACTGGCCGTACCTGTTTCAAAAGTTGACCCTACATATGATCATATTACAACTATAGAGGATTTACCGAAACACACGCTCGATAAGATCAAGAACTTTTTCGAAACATATAAAATTCTTGAGCCGAACAAATGGGTAAAAGTGAAAGAGTATAAAGGGAAAGAGGAAGCTGAAAAGATTTTGGAAGAGGCCATACAGAACTATAAATAG
- a CDS encoding DNA-directed RNA polymerase subunit omega codes for MRLEKIAAKALENVGFDRYLLSIAVAKRANELATGKEPLVEVDVKKYKYTDIALMEIAEGKLKIEVEKES; via the coding sequence ATGAGATTAGAAAAAATTGCCGCCAAGGCATTGGAAAATGTTGGATTCGATAGATATCTTCTCTCTATTGCAGTCGCAAAACGAGCCAATGAACTCGCAACTGGAAAAGAGCCTTTGGTAGAAGTGGATGTAAAAAAATATAAATATACCGATATTGCATTGATGGAAATTGCGGAAGGGAAGCTGAAAATCGAGGTAGAAAAAGAATCGTAA
- the pyrH gene encoding UMP kinase produces MAKRVLIKFSGEALANEDGHGINSKTLKYIASEIKPLVDSGVEVGLVVGGGNIIRGVNASKEGIIRRSSGDYMGMLATVINAVALQEALEYFGLTARVQSAIEMNEICEPFIVRRAMRHLEKGRIVIFAAGTGNPFFTTDTAATLRAVEIGANMIIKATKVDGVYDKDPHKYPDAKKLDRLTYDEALQDNIKVMDDTAIALAKDNALPIIVCNMFEEGNLYDIIVNNNLEKCSIVTDKKENE; encoded by the coding sequence ATGGCAAAACGTGTATTGATCAAATTCTCCGGGGAAGCTTTGGCCAATGAAGATGGTCATGGAATCAATTCCAAGACATTGAAATATATAGCTTCAGAAATCAAACCGTTAGTTGACAGTGGAGTCGAAGTAGGGTTGGTTGTCGGTGGAGGCAATATCATACGAGGCGTAAATGCGTCAAAAGAGGGGATCATACGAAGATCGAGCGGTGATTATATGGGAATGCTTGCAACAGTTATCAATGCTGTTGCATTGCAAGAGGCTCTCGAATATTTTGGTCTGACGGCACGAGTACAAAGTGCTATCGAGATGAACGAAATTTGTGAACCATTTATCGTTCGACGCGCTATGAGGCATCTTGAAAAAGGTCGAATTGTCATATTTGCCGCGGGAACGGGTAACCCATTTTTCACTACAGATACCGCTGCAACGCTTAGAGCCGTAGAAATCGGGGCAAATATGATCATAAAAGCCACAAAAGTGGATGGGGTGTACGATAAAGACCCCCATAAATATCCAGATGCCAAAAAACTGGATAGACTCACATACGATGAGGCGTTACAAGACAATATCAAAGTAATGGATGATACGGCTATTGCTTTGGCAAAAGATAATGCATTGCCGATTATCGTTTGTAATATGTTCGAAGAGGGTAACCTATATGACATAATCGTCAATAACAATTTGGAAAAATGCTCTATCGTGACAGATAAAAAGGAGAATGAATGA
- a CDS encoding RrF2 family transcriptional regulator yields MALVSAKGSYAIAAIFVLYEHYNENKPLKTELIAKLGSIPKNFLEQILLDLKKSGIVKSIRGAKGGYILAKPPKEILLIDIINSVEPECCTGICRTQNPVLEALWSDFNKTIQNFLSRPITIFDEYRLKARSHIDYCI; encoded by the coding sequence ATGGCACTTGTTTCAGCAAAAGGATCCTATGCGATTGCAGCGATTTTTGTCCTATATGAACATTACAACGAAAACAAGCCACTGAAGACAGAATTGATAGCCAAACTTGGCTCTATCCCCAAAAATTTTTTGGAACAGATCCTGTTGGATCTGAAAAAAAGTGGTATCGTCAAATCAATTCGTGGAGCGAAAGGCGGATATATTTTAGCCAAACCTCCCAAAGAGATTCTTTTAATCGATATAATCAATAGCGTAGAACCAGAGTGCTGTACCGGTATATGTAGAACCCAAAACCCTGTATTAGAAGCGTTGTGGAGCGATTTTAACAAAACGATTCAGAATTTTCTTTCCAGGCCGATCACTATCTTTGACGAATACAGACTCAAAGCCAGATCACATATAGATTACTGTATTTAA
- a CDS encoding RelA/SpoT family protein has protein sequence MNEFLEKVKSIHDVEEAQKLLLQIAPTSDKLQEAIEFAKMAHAGQKRKSGEPYVIHPLLVAAITAFVTNDPDMVLAALLHDVVEDTPHTIEEIEEQFGKDVAHLVEGMTKIVAIRSEELLPSTSNEKLITSALSFRKMLIASIKDVRVLIVKLCDRLHNMLTLDALPKKKQLRIAEETLVVYAPIAHRLGIASLKNVLEDLSFYYLFPKEYEKIDQFISSHKVELHMKLNEFIDKVKKLLVKNGFASNSFEVIGRIKHYYSIYLKMQRKGISIEEVLDLLAIRILVQDKLDCYKVLGIIHTHFKPLIMRFKDYIAVPKENGYQTIHTTVFDQTSIFEVQIRTFDMHHTAEYGVAAHWKYKIGHVGVNLAWLENLQYQNENIEEFYELVKNDLFSEDISVFSPKGDIFTLPRGAVALDFAYAVHTDVGNRAKAAYINKQKSTLLTELKNGDIVRIELAEEPILRCSWIDAVKTSKAKDQMRLLCRHKYKEVSSKAAINILASELKENPKKIVAWLKDHEITALHRIATEINYLQEIKNRYLSEYRKKKGVLYLLSPKQIKLEKRVVDNFVFYTNYSINRVEFDYCCHPKRGDEIVAFRMDHHAVVHHKMCQKAQKLIEDGKPMLYVEWKEDTLPHYKLIALLPDKKGALADFLQFLSKLGINLVSIELGKNVEQTNLCEMEIEAPVFDLEQLRKKIAQKVKIIEFIKTSDAYNK, from the coding sequence ATGAATGAGTTCTTAGAAAAAGTAAAGAGTATTCATGATGTAGAAGAAGCGCAAAAACTTCTACTTCAAATCGCTCCAACTTCTGATAAACTCCAAGAAGCGATTGAGTTTGCAAAAATGGCCCATGCGGGCCAAAAACGAAAAAGTGGTGAACCGTATGTTATCCATCCCCTGCTGGTAGCAGCTATTACAGCATTTGTAACAAACGATCCCGACATGGTACTTGCCGCTTTGTTACATGATGTGGTAGAAGACACCCCGCACACGATCGAAGAGATCGAAGAGCAGTTTGGCAAGGATGTGGCTCATTTGGTTGAAGGGATGACAAAAATTGTTGCGATACGAAGTGAAGAGCTTTTACCCTCTACATCCAACGAAAAACTAATAACTTCGGCGCTCTCCTTTCGAAAGATGCTCATTGCTTCTATCAAGGATGTGAGGGTTTTGATCGTGAAACTGTGCGATCGTTTGCACAATATGCTCACTCTTGATGCTCTGCCAAAGAAGAAACAGCTCAGAATTGCTGAAGAGACCCTTGTAGTCTATGCACCGATTGCCCATAGGCTTGGAATCGCCTCACTGAAAAATGTTCTAGAAGATTTGAGTTTTTACTATCTTTTCCCAAAAGAGTACGAAAAAATTGATCAGTTTATCAGTTCGCATAAAGTTGAGCTCCATATGAAACTCAACGAGTTTATCGATAAGGTAAAAAAACTCCTTGTGAAAAATGGGTTTGCAAGCAACTCTTTTGAAGTGATAGGTCGTATAAAACACTACTACTCCATCTATCTTAAAATGCAAAGAAAAGGGATCTCGATCGAAGAGGTTTTGGATCTTTTGGCTATCAGGATACTTGTTCAGGACAAGCTGGACTGTTACAAAGTTTTAGGCATTATCCACACTCATTTCAAACCCCTCATTATGCGATTCAAAGACTATATAGCTGTTCCAAAAGAGAATGGCTATCAAACGATTCATACAACCGTTTTCGATCAAACCAGTATCTTTGAGGTACAGATCCGTACCTTTGATATGCATCATACAGCCGAGTATGGCGTTGCGGCTCACTGGAAGTATAAAATCGGACATGTAGGTGTCAATCTTGCATGGCTGGAAAATCTCCAATACCAAAATGAAAATATCGAAGAGTTTTATGAACTTGTTAAAAATGATCTGTTTAGTGAAGATATATCGGTTTTTTCTCCAAAAGGGGACATCTTTACTTTGCCAAGAGGGGCAGTGGCTCTTGATTTTGCCTATGCTGTCCATACCGATGTGGGAAATAGAGCAAAAGCAGCATACATCAACAAACAAAAAAGTACTTTGCTTACAGAATTGAAAAATGGAGATATCGTCCGCATAGAACTTGCAGAGGAACCAATTCTTCGCTGCAGCTGGATTGATGCAGTGAAGACTTCCAAAGCAAAAGATCAGATGCGATTGCTGTGTCGCCATAAATATAAAGAGGTCAGTTCAAAGGCGGCGATCAATATTTTGGCTAGTGAATTGAAAGAGAATCCCAAAAAAATAGTTGCATGGCTCAAGGACCATGAGATTACTGCACTTCACAGAATTGCAACGGAAATCAACTATCTTCAAGAGATTAAAAATAGATATTTAAGCGAATATCGCAAGAAAAAAGGGGTGCTCTATCTTCTGTCGCCCAAACAGATAAAGCTGGAAAAGAGAGTTGTCGACAATTTTGTATTTTATACAAACTATTCAATAAACAGAGTGGAGTTTGATTACTGCTGTCATCCAAAAAGGGGTGATGAGATTGTTGCTTTTCGTATGGATCATCATGCTGTTGTCCATCATAAAATGTGCCAAAAGGCGCAAAAACTTATTGAAGATGGAAAACCGATGCTCTATGTTGAGTGGAAAGAAGACACGTTGCCCCATTACAAGCTTATTGCCCTGCTTCCGGATAAAAAGGGGGCTTTGGCGGATTTTTTACAGTTTTTGTCAAAACTGGGCATCAATCTGGTTTCTATTGAGCTTGGAAAAAATGTGGAGCAGACGAACTTATGTGAGATGGAGATCGAAGCGCCTGTCTTTGATCTTGAGCAGTTAAGGAAAAAAATAGCTCAAAAGGTTAAAATTATAGAATTTATTAAAACGAGCGATGCGTATAACAAATAG
- a CDS encoding adenylate kinase produces MKKLFLIIGAPGSGKTTDAEIIAKKHSDLIAHYSTGDLLREEVKKGTPLGATIASFIDNGQLVPLEIVMDTIKNAILNSDKEVIIIDGFPRSVEQMEALDKMLQENPSIKLEAVIEVVVSEETARERVLGRARGADDNVEVFNNRMKLYLEPLNQIEEFYEKKGLLKKIDGERTIEEIVADMESFILQKIDENA; encoded by the coding sequence ATGAAAAAACTGTTTTTAATCATAGGTGCACCGGGAAGTGGAAAAACGACAGATGCCGAAATCATTGCGAAAAAGCATAGTGATTTGATTGCCCACTACTCTACAGGCGATCTTTTACGAGAAGAGGTTAAAAAAGGAACACCACTTGGAGCAACAATTGCCAGTTTTATAGACAATGGACAGTTGGTTCCTCTTGAAATCGTCATGGATACCATCAAAAACGCTATCTTAAACAGCGATAAAGAGGTTATTATCATCGACGGTTTTCCAAGAAGTGTCGAGCAGATGGAAGCTTTGGACAAGATGCTTCAAGAAAATCCTTCTATCAAACTAGAAGCTGTCATCGAAGTGGTTGTAAGCGAAGAGACAGCCCGTGAACGAGTACTCGGTCGAGCAAGAGGTGCCGATGACAATGTAGAGGTTTTCAACAACCGAATGAAACTCTATCTTGAACCACTCAATCAGATAGAAGAGTTCTATGAAAAAAAAGGGCTACTGAAAAAAATAGATGGTGAACGAACCATTGAAGAGATCGTAGCAGATATGGAAAGTTTCATCTTGCAAAAAATCGATGAAAACGCCTAA
- a CDS encoding DUF503 family protein, which produces MQIVHVFVTIDLPFVQSLKGRRKILHSIKDKLKNKNMCVADISGEYAKEGHLELLFFASSAQDANEKIENLEKMLETHFPDLEISLQYELI; this is translated from the coding sequence TTGCAGATAGTTCATGTCTTTGTAACCATCGATCTTCCATTCGTCCAATCTCTCAAAGGGCGGCGCAAAATTCTGCATTCAATCAAAGATAAGCTTAAAAACAAAAATATGTGCGTTGCCGACATCAGCGGAGAATATGCTAAAGAGGGCCACCTAGAGTTACTCTTTTTTGCAAGCAGTGCGCAAGATGCCAATGAAAAAATAGAAAATCTGGAAAAGATGTTGGAAACCCATTTCCCCGACCTAGAAATATCCCTTCAATATGAACTAATCTAA
- a CDS encoding N-acetylmuramoyl-L-alanine amidase family protein, with protein sequence MTSILFAKNVQLEKAKYYCQLSSKNAQLKAYNLYKSVYIKSLIDNNKKEKIEALKGLIECSKKLHLKSDDYERELSYLIGGKKSLYKPKLAKNKTTTQHSTLTSYRLKSGYVQFFFNRPIDKKDIRHFTLKRGSIYKDIYDIKARLGFKKIIKKLHTVDKMKIAQYKKDVVRIVFENSSAIRSRFSLKNRLLNIYLKKNSSTSVSKKSPDTIRVIPQVIKNSSYTIVIDPGHGGKDSGAIGYKRKKEKDIVLSIAKKVYKSLKNAGYKVYLTRRGDYFISLRNRTKFANKVHANLFISIHANAAPKRSRYLTMHGLETFYLSPARSSRAKRIAALENRVDMQGMNYYSKNVYLDFLNREKTILSNKLAIDIQKNILYHLRKRYKVKDGGVRPGPFWVLVGAQMPSILIEVGYITNPTEAMRLSNPIYQKLIAKGVVEGVESYLKNIEK encoded by the coding sequence TTGACATCGATACTTTTTGCTAAAAATGTTCAGTTAGAGAAGGCAAAATATTATTGCCAACTCTCTTCCAAAAATGCTCAGCTCAAGGCTTATAATCTATATAAATCCGTTTATATAAAATCGTTGATTGACAACAACAAGAAAGAGAAGATTGAAGCTTTAAAAGGATTGATAGAGTGCTCTAAAAAACTCCATTTAAAAAGTGATGATTATGAACGGGAACTCTCCTATCTCATAGGCGGTAAAAAATCACTCTATAAACCTAAGCTGGCAAAAAACAAAACCACTACTCAACACAGCACTTTAACGAGCTATCGATTGAAATCGGGGTATGTACAATTTTTCTTTAATCGTCCTATCGATAAAAAAGATATTCGCCATTTTACGCTCAAAAGAGGAAGTATTTATAAAGATATCTACGATATCAAGGCTCGACTTGGATTTAAAAAGATTATAAAGAAATTGCATACTGTGGATAAAATGAAAATCGCACAGTATAAAAAAGATGTTGTTCGTATCGTTTTTGAGAACTCCTCTGCGATACGTTCACGATTTAGTCTCAAAAATAGACTACTCAATATTTATTTGAAAAAAAATAGTTCCACATCTGTTTCTAAAAAATCTCCAGACACCATTCGAGTCATTCCGCAGGTGATAAAAAATAGCAGTTACACTATTGTGATCGATCCTGGACACGGCGGCAAAGATAGTGGTGCCATAGGCTATAAAAGAAAAAAAGAGAAAGATATCGTTCTTTCCATTGCCAAAAAAGTGTATAAATCTTTAAAAAATGCAGGGTACAAAGTCTATCTTACAAGACGAGGTGACTATTTCATTAGCCTCCGCAATAGAACAAAATTCGCCAATAAGGTTCACGCTAATCTCTTTATCTCCATACATGCCAATGCCGCTCCAAAACGAAGTAGGTATCTGACGATGCATGGATTGGAAACATTTTATCTCTCCCCCGCAAGAAGCTCAAGAGCAAAGAGGATAGCGGCTTTGGAAAACAGAGTGGATATGCAGGGTATGAACTATTACAGTAAAAACGTCTATCTCGATTTTTTAAATCGGGAAAAAACAATACTTTCAAATAAGCTGGCTATCGATATACAAAAAAACATCTTGTATCATCTAAGAAAAAGATACAAAGTAAAAGATGGCGGTGTGCGTCCCGGTCCTTTTTGGGTCCTTGTTGGTGCTCAAATGCCATCAATCTTGATTGAAGTAGGATATATCACCAATCCAACAGAAGCAATGCGCTTGAGTAACCCTATCTATCAGAAATTGATTGCGAAAGGCGTTGTAGAAGGGGTGGAAAGCTATCTTAAAAACATTGAGAAATGA
- the tyrS gene encoding tyrosine--tRNA ligase, with protein sequence MLKEALAEISRGTAEIIDQERIETLLKEYIEHGKNYYVKAGFDPTAPDLHLGHTVLLQKLATFQKYGGIVQFIIGDFTAMIGDPTGKSETRKKLDRETVLKNAQSYKDQVFKVLNPAKTEVVFNSSWLDALGASGLVELTTLFSVARMLERDDFEKRYKAGRPIAISEFIYPLLQGYDSVHLKSDIEIGGTDQKFNLLMGRHLQRSFGIGKEQAVLMMPILEGLDGVQKMSKSLGNYVGVTEEPNEMFAKLMSISDELMWRYYELLSSKSLEEIQTLKEGVEKGEIHPKFVKELLAMEIVERYHDAEAAKAAKEEFDRVHKKNDIPTDIKEVEMQGPVWIAKALVEAGLEPSTSQARRDIQAGAVRVNKEKITDKDFHLQTGEYIVQVGKRKFAKVKVG encoded by the coding sequence ATGTTGAAAGAAGCTTTGGCTGAAATTTCAAGAGGTACAGCTGAAATAATTGATCAAGAAAGAATAGAAACTCTTTTGAAAGAGTACATCGAACATGGTAAAAACTACTACGTGAAAGCTGGATTTGATCCTACAGCTCCCGATTTACACTTAGGTCATACGGTACTTTTACAAAAATTGGCTACATTTCAAAAGTATGGAGGGATTGTTCAATTCATTATCGGTGACTTTACCGCTATGATAGGTGATCCTACCGGAAAAAGTGAAACACGAAAGAAACTGGACCGTGAAACTGTTTTGAAAAATGCACAAAGTTATAAAGATCAGGTTTTTAAAGTATTGAATCCTGCAAAAACAGAGGTCGTTTTCAACTCCTCTTGGCTTGATGCCTTGGGTGCAAGCGGACTGGTTGAGTTGACGACACTCTTCAGTGTTGCGAGAATGCTTGAAAGAGATGATTTTGAAAAGCGATATAAAGCGGGTCGTCCGATTGCAATTAGTGAATTTATCTATCCGCTTTTACAAGGCTATGATAGCGTCCATTTAAAGAGCGATATCGAAATAGGTGGAACAGATCAAAAGTTCAATCTTTTGATGGGAAGACATCTGCAACGAAGCTTCGGAATCGGTAAAGAACAGGCTGTATTGATGATGCCAATTCTCGAAGGACTCGACGGCGTTCAGAAAATGAGTAAATCTCTTGGAAACTATGTGGGTGTCACGGAAGAGCCAAACGAGATGTTCGCAAAGCTGATGAGTATCAGTGATGAACTGATGTGGCGATATTATGAACTATTGAGCAGCAAATCCCTTGAAGAGATCCAAACATTGAAAGAGGGTGTTGAAAAAGGAGAGATTCATCCAAAGTTTGTCAAAGAACTTCTTGCAATGGAGATAGTAGAACGCTATCATGATGCTGAGGCTGCAAAAGCAGCAAAAGAGGAGTTTGACAGGGTACACAAGAAAAACGATATTCCCACCGATATCAAAGAGGTGGAGATGCAAGGTCCTGTTTGGATAGCAAAAGCGCTTGTAGAAGCTGGGCTCGAGCCTTCAACCTCACAGGCAAGACGGGATATTCAAGCAGGTGCCGTTCGAGTGAATAAAGAGAAAATAACGGATAAAGATTTTCATCTGCAAACGGGTGAATATATTGTCCAAGTTGGGAAAAGAAAATTTGCTAAAGTAAAGGTAGGATGA
- a CDS encoding nitronate monooxygenase gives METLPPLKIGKYTIPYPIVQGGMGVGISWDRLAGNVSKEGGLGVISSVGTGYYENKKYIEKEVAGRPLETANFYSKKALFKIFENARKICGDAPLGANVLYAINDYGRVVRDSCEAGANIIITGAGLPTNMPEFTKDFPDVALVPIVSSAKALKIICKRWSQRYNKIPDAVIVEGPLSGGHQGFTYEQCFMEEFQLENIVPQVVEEAKKWGDIPIIAAGGIWDHEDIKKFLGLGASGVQIGTRFIGTHECDASDTFKKILINAKKEDILLLKSPVGYPARGIRTNLIELVEKREGPPIKCISNCVAPCHRGVEAKAVGYCIADRLSDAYEGKADTGLFFSGANGYRVNEIISVKELMQKLVFGE, from the coding sequence ATGGAAACCCTTCCACCACTCAAAATTGGAAAATACACGATTCCCTATCCAATTGTGCAAGGGGGTATGGGAGTAGGAATAAGTTGGGACAGGCTTGCCGGAAATGTCAGTAAAGAGGGAGGACTTGGAGTTATCAGTAGTGTCGGTACAGGATATTATGAAAACAAAAAATATATCGAAAAGGAAGTCGCCGGACGTCCTTTAGAGACTGCGAACTTCTATTCGAAAAAGGCGCTTTTTAAAATCTTTGAAAATGCTAGGAAAATCTGTGGTGACGCTCCGCTTGGTGCAAACGTATTGTATGCGATCAATGATTATGGAAGAGTTGTCCGAGATTCATGTGAGGCGGGTGCAAATATCATTATCACTGGTGCAGGACTACCGACAAACATGCCGGAATTTACTAAAGATTTTCCAGATGTTGCACTTGTTCCGATTGTATCAAGTGCAAAAGCTTTAAAAATCATCTGTAAACGTTGGAGTCAGCGATACAACAAAATTCCGGATGCCGTTATTGTGGAAGGGCCTTTGAGCGGAGGGCATCAAGGCTTTACCTATGAGCAGTGTTTCATGGAAGAGTTTCAGCTCGAAAACATCGTTCCGCAAGTGGTGGAAGAGGCAAAAAAATGGGGAGATATACCTATCATTGCAGCAGGCGGTATCTGGGATCATGAGGATATCAAAAAGTTTTTAGGTCTCGGAGCAAGTGGGGTACAAATTGGTACGAGATTTATCGGAACACATGAGTGTGATGCAAGTGACACATTCAAAAAGATTTTGATCAATGCTAAAAAAGAGGATATCTTACTTTTAAAATCTCCAGTAGGGTATCCTGCACGTGGTATTCGAACCAATTTGATAGAACTGGTAGAAAAACGTGAAGGGCCACCTATCAAATGTATCAGTAACTGTGTGGCTCCGTGTCACAGAGGCGTGGAAGCAAAGGCTGTCGGATACTGTATCGCCGATAGACTCAGTGATGCGTATGAGGGAAAAGCCGATACCGGCCTCTTTTTTAGTGGAGCCAACGGATATCGAGTCAATGAGATTATCAGTGTCAAAGAGTTGATGCAAAAACTGGTCTTTGGAGAGTAG